One genomic segment of Erpetoichthys calabaricus chromosome 7, fErpCal1.3, whole genome shotgun sequence includes these proteins:
- the selenop gene encoding selenoprotein Pa translates to MWTGLSLVLALSLLHCSRGESQGQGGRCQEAPEWAIRDEKPMETSLGQVTVVALLQASUQLCIMQATRMENLRQKLEKEGLVNITFLIVNHHDQKSQNLYSTLKRSVSEFIKVYDQEINQKDVWKTLSGTKDDFLIYDRCGRLTYHLGLPYSLLNFPYVEDSIRRTYCNGLCGNCSLQTNETTEGCKKPDIKIEENNEDHITNNSKEARHHHHHHHHHHNHSKPSGHNQHHRHTDHHMQTHNNEEGMSQQQAMDLSLPLEKP, encoded by the exons ATGTGGACAGGGCTTAGCCTTGTCCTGGCTCTTTCCCTACTACATTGTAGTAGGGGAGAGAGTCAAGGACAAGGCGGCCGTTGTCAGGAGGCCCCAGAGTGGGCAATCAGAGATGAAAAACCTATGGAAACGTCACTGGGACAAGTGACTGTAGTTGCACTTCTTCAAGCTAGCTGACAGTTATGTATAATGCAGGCAACCAg AATGGAAAACCTGCGTCAGAAGTTAGAGAAAGAGGGCCTTGTAAACATTACATTCCTAATTGTAAACCACCATGACCAGAAATCCCAAAATCTATATTCTACATTAAAAAGAAGTGTTTCAGAGTTTATCAAGGTGTACGATCaggaaataaatcaaaaagatgtctggaaaacattatcTGGAACAAAAGATGACTTCCTTATCTATGACAG ATGTGGAAGACTTACCTATCATCTTGGACTGCCTTATTCACTGTTAAACTTTCCATATGTAGAAGATTCAATCAGGCGAACATACTGCAATGGTTTATGTGGGAACTGTTCTTTACAG actAATGAAACTACAGAAGGCTGCAAGAAACCCGACATAAAAATTGAAGAGAACAATGAAGATCACATCACAAACAATTCAAAAGAAGCAAGGCATCACCATCATCACCACCATCACCATCACAATCACAGTAAACCTTCAGGCCACAATCAACACCACAGACACACTGATCACCACATGCAAACACACAATAATGAGGAAGGCATGTCCCAGCAACAGGCTATGGATCTGTCTTTACCTCTGGAGAAACCCTGA